In the Pseudonocardia cypriaca genome, one interval contains:
- a CDS encoding sensor histidine kinase, with protein sequence MFRRLIAPLTDGLTYRRYVHLLLGAVILLPYVALVALIVATVTNGGLDVLGAVLIVVPAVGIAVGVTLVPGVRALAITAARTLLGADVPEPDAATVDSWPGRRRAAVWLLLNAAAGGLAALVTLVVVPTTIGFLVAPWTVLEPFPTGGGAWWLPPVGALLPVLLLHAASTGGAALARLAPRVLGPTRTERMAAELAAAHAAERALAERNRLARELHDSVGHALTITTLQAGAAARVLDTDPAFVASALDAIAEAGRAALADLDHVLGLLRDEGGGDRAPQPDLGDLDALVDGARSAGVPVELCREGLTGVVPRAVSQEAYRIVQEGLTNALRHAGPVPVDVRVTVTADAVELELTNPLVAGAARHGGGRGIAGMRERVSVLRGELSAGPDGGRWRVAARLPVGPEKIPQ encoded by the coding sequence GTGTTCCGGCGTCTCATCGCCCCGCTCACCGACGGGCTGACCTACCGCCGGTACGTGCACCTGCTCCTGGGTGCGGTGATCCTGCTGCCGTACGTGGCGCTCGTCGCGCTGATCGTCGCGACGGTGACGAACGGCGGCCTCGACGTGCTCGGGGCGGTCCTGATCGTGGTGCCGGCCGTTGGCATCGCCGTCGGGGTCACCCTCGTCCCGGGCGTGCGCGCCCTGGCGATCACCGCGGCCCGCACGCTCCTCGGCGCCGACGTCCCCGAGCCGGACGCAGCCACCGTCGACTCGTGGCCGGGCCGCCGCCGCGCCGCCGTGTGGCTGCTGCTCAACGCCGCGGCGGGCGGGCTGGCCGCGCTGGTCACGCTCGTCGTCGTCCCCACGACGATCGGCTTCCTCGTCGCACCGTGGACGGTCCTCGAACCGTTCCCGACGGGCGGGGGCGCGTGGTGGCTGCCACCGGTGGGCGCGTTGCTGCCGGTCCTGCTGCTGCACGCCGCGTCGACCGGAGGTGCCGCACTGGCGCGGCTCGCGCCACGGGTGCTCGGGCCGACCCGCACCGAGCGGATGGCGGCCGAGCTCGCCGCGGCGCACGCCGCGGAGCGTGCGCTGGCCGAGCGCAACCGCCTCGCCCGGGAGCTGCACGACTCGGTCGGACATGCCCTCACGATCACCACCCTGCAGGCGGGTGCCGCCGCCAGGGTGCTGGACACCGACCCGGCGTTCGTCGCCTCGGCGCTCGATGCCATCGCCGAGGCGGGCCGCGCGGCGCTCGCCGACCTCGACCACGTGCTCGGCCTGTTGCGCGACGAGGGCGGTGGGGACCGGGCGCCCCAGCCGGACCTCGGTGATCTCGACGCGCTGGTGGACGGCGCCCGGTCGGCCGGGGTGCCGGTCGAGCTGTGCCGCGAAGGCCTGACCGGGGTCGTTCCGCGCGCGGTGTCGCAGGAGGCCTACCGGATCGTGCAGGAGGGGCTGACCAACGCCCTGCGTCACGCCGGGCCGGTGCCGGTCGACGTCCGCGTCACGGTCACGGCGGACGCGGTGGAGCTGGAGCTCACCAACCCGCTGGTCGCAGGCGCGGCCCGGCACGGCGGCGGCCGCGGGATCGCGGGGATGCGCGAGCGGGTGAGCGTGCTGCGTGGTGAGCTCTCCGCAGGCCCCGACGGCGGGCGCTGGCGCGTCGCCGCCCGACTCCCGGTGGGACCCGAGAAGATTCCGCAATGA
- a CDS encoding response regulator transcription factor: protein MIRVLLVDDEELVRAGLRAILDAERDIEVLGEGSDGADVPGLVRRLEPDVVLMDVRMPRVDGITATRHLVSSWGPDGPRVLMLTTFGNDGYVYDALQAGATGFLLKRARPAEIVQAVRTVAEGESLLFPAAVRDLVATRGRCGGDALRGAGLTEREGEVLRLMARGLSNAEIARELLVGVETVKTHVGNVLAKVGARDRTQAVVAAYESGFIDPRRPV from the coding sequence ATGATCCGCGTGCTGCTGGTCGACGACGAGGAACTGGTGCGGGCCGGGCTCAGGGCGATCCTCGACGCCGAGCGGGACATCGAGGTGCTCGGCGAGGGGTCCGACGGCGCGGACGTCCCGGGGCTCGTGCGCAGGCTCGAGCCGGACGTCGTCCTGATGGACGTGCGGATGCCCCGGGTCGACGGGATCACGGCCACGCGGCACCTCGTGTCGTCGTGGGGACCGGACGGCCCCCGGGTGCTGATGCTCACGACGTTCGGCAACGACGGCTACGTCTACGACGCGTTGCAGGCGGGCGCCACCGGGTTCCTGCTGAAGCGGGCGCGGCCCGCGGAGATCGTGCAGGCGGTGCGGACGGTGGCCGAAGGGGAGTCGCTGCTGTTCCCGGCGGCGGTGCGCGACCTCGTCGCCACCCGGGGCCGGTGCGGCGGCGACGCGCTGCGCGGCGCCGGGCTCACCGAGCGGGAGGGCGAGGTGTTGCGGCTCATGGCGCGCGGCCTGTCCAACGCCGAGATCGCCCGGGAGCTGCTGGTCGGTGTCGAGACGGTGAAGACGCACGTCGGCAACGTGCTCGCGAAGGTCGGTGCCCGCGACCGGACCCAGGCGGTCGTGGCGGCGTACGAGTCCGGCTTCATCGACCCCCGGCGCCCCGTCTGA
- a CDS encoding TetR family transcriptional regulator, with product MKDWAGAAPDETSAPRRRGRRPGGGDTRAALLDAARAVFAERGYDGATVRAIAERAGVDPAMVNHWFGGKEPLFVAALDLPVDPATALNEVLPGDPEHLAERILSRFLQTWDATGAAQLSTLIQSIASHDAAAGLLREFITRVLVVKVLAAVAPDRPELRATLCGTQMFGLAFVRYVLKVEPLASADHETIIAAVAPNLQRYLTGPLP from the coding sequence GTGAAGGATTGGGCCGGGGCCGCACCCGACGAGACCAGCGCGCCCCGCAGGCGCGGACGCCGCCCCGGTGGCGGCGACACGCGCGCCGCGCTGCTCGACGCCGCGCGCGCCGTGTTCGCCGAGCGCGGCTACGACGGCGCCACGGTGCGGGCGATCGCCGAACGCGCGGGCGTGGACCCGGCGATGGTCAACCACTGGTTCGGCGGCAAGGAGCCGCTGTTCGTCGCGGCCCTGGACCTGCCGGTCGACCCGGCTACTGCCCTCAACGAGGTGCTGCCGGGAGACCCGGAGCACCTCGCCGAGAGGATCCTCAGCAGGTTCCTGCAGACCTGGGACGCGACCGGCGCCGCCCAGCTCTCCACCCTGATCCAGAGCATCGCCAGCCACGACGCGGCCGCCGGCCTGCTCCGCGAGTTCATCACCCGCGTGCTGGTGGTCAAGGTGCTGGCTGCCGTCGCCCCCGACCGGCCCGAGCTGCGCGCCACCCTGTGCGGCACGCAGATGTTCGGGCTCGCGTTCGTCCGCTACGTGCTGAAGGTGGAGCCGCTCGCGTCGGCCGACCACGAGACGATCATCGCCGCGGTGGCGCCGAACCTGCAGCGCTACCTCACCGGGCCGCTGCCGTGA
- a CDS encoding anthranilate synthase component I, whose amino-acid sequence MTAFAPHGALGAVTPSREEFRALAVGHRVIPVTRRLLADDETPLGVYRKLAGDRPGTFLFESAENGRSWSRWSFVGARSRATLTAVDGELVWTGEVPVGLPTSGNPIAALRTVVEELRSERLPGLPPLTGGMVGYLGYDVVRRLERLPELAVDDLRIPELVMLLATDLAAVDHHEGTVTLIANAINWDATDERVDEAYDDAVARLDRMTADLAAPAPSTVAVFQAVEPRFTRRRTAPEHHAAVEEAKEQIRAGEAFQVVLSQRFEAECRADPLDVYRVLRATNPSPYMYLLRLESAGGERFEIVGSSPEALVTVRDGTATTHPIAGTRWRGADEEEDILLEKELRSDEKERAEHVMLVDLGRNDLGRVCEPGTVKVHSFFSVERYSHVMHLVSTVTGRLRADRNAFDAVTACFPAGTLSGAPKPRAMEIIEELEPTRRGLYGGIVGYLDFAGDADTAIAIRTALVRDGVAYVQAGGGIVADSDPAAEDAESLNKARAVLSAVATAATLTKPGSEVPAEAGPPPEPVAAHGSGSAPSTTPR is encoded by the coding sequence ATGACCGCTTTCGCACCGCACGGTGCCCTTGGAGCGGTCACCCCCAGCCGCGAGGAGTTCCGCGCGCTGGCCGTCGGGCACCGGGTGATCCCGGTGACCCGGCGGCTGCTCGCCGACGACGAGACCCCGCTCGGGGTCTACCGCAAGCTGGCCGGTGACCGGCCCGGCACGTTCCTGTTCGAGTCGGCGGAGAACGGGCGGTCGTGGTCGCGGTGGTCGTTCGTGGGCGCCCGCAGCCGGGCCACGCTCACCGCGGTCGACGGCGAGCTGGTGTGGACCGGCGAGGTCCCGGTCGGCCTGCCCACCTCGGGCAACCCGATCGCCGCGCTGCGCACGGTGGTCGAGGAGCTCCGCAGCGAGCGGCTGCCCGGGTTGCCCCCGCTCACGGGGGGGATGGTCGGGTACCTCGGCTACGACGTGGTCCGGCGGCTGGAGCGGCTGCCCGAGCTGGCGGTGGACGACCTGCGCATCCCCGAGCTGGTGATGCTGCTGGCCACCGACCTGGCCGCGGTCGACCACCACGAGGGCACGGTCACCCTGATCGCCAACGCGATCAACTGGGACGCCACCGACGAGCGGGTGGACGAGGCGTACGACGACGCCGTGGCGCGCCTCGACCGGATGACCGCCGACCTGGCCGCGCCCGCCCCGTCCACGGTGGCGGTGTTCCAGGCCGTGGAACCGCGGTTCACCCGCCGCCGCACGGCCCCAGAGCACCACGCGGCGGTTGAGGAGGCCAAGGAGCAGATCCGCGCGGGCGAGGCGTTCCAGGTGGTGCTGTCGCAGCGGTTCGAGGCCGAGTGCCGGGCCGACCCGCTCGACGTCTACCGCGTGCTGCGGGCCACCAACCCCAGCCCGTACATGTACCTGCTGCGGCTGGAGTCGGCAGGCGGCGAACGCTTCGAGATCGTGGGATCCAGCCCGGAAGCCCTGGTCACCGTGCGGGACGGCACGGCGACGACCCACCCGATCGCCGGTACCCGCTGGCGCGGTGCCGACGAGGAGGAGGACATCCTCCTGGAGAAGGAGCTGCGCAGCGACGAGAAGGAGCGCGCCGAGCACGTCATGCTCGTCGACCTCGGGCGCAACGACCTCGGCCGGGTCTGCGAGCCCGGCACGGTGAAGGTGCACAGCTTCTTCTCGGTGGAGCGCTACAGCCACGTCATGCACCTGGTGTCGACGGTCACCGGCCGGCTGCGCGCCGACCGCAACGCGTTCGACGCGGTCACGGCCTGCTTCCCGGCCGGCACGCTCTCGGGGGCGCCGAAGCCGCGGGCGATGGAGATCATCGAGGAGCTGGAGCCGACGCGGCGCGGGCTCTACGGCGGGATCGTGGGCTACCTCGACTTCGCGGGCGATGCCGACACGGCGATCGCGATCCGCACCGCACTGGTGCGCGACGGGGTGGCCTACGTGCAGGCGGGCGGCGGCATCGTGGCCGACTCCGACCCGGCCGCCGAGGACGCGGAGAGCCTGAACAAGGCGCGTGCGGTGCTGTCGGCTGTGGCGACCGCGGCGACGCTGACGAAGCCGGGGAGCGAGGTGCCCGCGGAGGCAGGCCCTCCGCCGGAGCCGGTCGCTGCGCACGGGTCGGGTTCGGCGCCGTCCACCACCCCGCGGTGA
- a CDS encoding Trp biosynthesis-associated membrane protein, translating into MTDRPSPRALGTACAGLVLSAVLLWAGSATVWYRVLRPGAAPVELTGASVAPWLGGTALLALAGVAGVVATGGVLRRLVGALLGLTGAGVLVLGVRALLTDPNATDATGAPLLAVAGALVLLAVGIAVLVRERRLPRLGARYAAPGERRVERDPDRAAWEELDEGRDPTVDPAEAPPGDAGDDPGDGPRSAPG; encoded by the coding sequence GTGACCGACCGCCCGAGTCCTCGGGCGCTGGGCACGGCGTGTGCCGGTCTGGTGCTGTCCGCGGTGCTGCTCTGGGCCGGCTCGGCCACGGTCTGGTACCGGGTGCTGCGGCCCGGGGCGGCGCCGGTGGAGCTGACCGGCGCCTCGGTGGCGCCGTGGCTGGGCGGCACGGCGCTGCTGGCGCTCGCCGGGGTGGCGGGCGTGGTGGCCACCGGCGGCGTGCTGCGCAGGCTGGTCGGTGCGCTGCTCGGGCTGACCGGGGCCGGGGTGCTGGTGCTCGGCGTGCGGGCGCTGCTCACCGACCCGAACGCGACCGACGCCACGGGTGCGCCGTTGCTGGCCGTCGCCGGGGCGCTCGTGCTGCTCGCCGTGGGGATCGCAGTGCTCGTGCGGGAGCGGCGGCTGCCTCGGCTCGGCGCGCGGTATGCGGCGCCGGGGGAGCGACGGGTGGAGCGTGACCCGGATCGGGCCGCGTGGGAGGAGCTCGACGAGGGGCGCGACCCCACGGTCGACCCCGCCGAGGCGCCGCCGGGCGACGCGGGGGACGATCCTGGCGACGGGCCGCGAAGTGCGCCTGGCTAG
- the trpC gene encoding indole-3-glycerol phosphate synthase TrpC — protein sequence MANGGASVLDSIVDGVRADLAVREAEVDFAEIKRRAAAAPPPRDVMAALRAPGIGVIAEVKRRSPSKGDLAEIADPAQLAAAYAENGARVISVLTEGRRFGGSLADLAAVRAVVDVPVLRKDFVVSPYQVHEARAYGADLVLLIVAALEQNALDALLDRVESLGMTALVEVHTEEEADRALEAGAKVIGVNARNLHTLEVDRTIFGRIAPGLPTDVMRVAESGVRGPGDLLTYAGWGADAVLVGEGLVTSGDPGGAVRSLVAAGFHPSCSRMVR from the coding sequence ATGGCGAACGGCGGAGCGAGTGTCCTCGATTCCATCGTTGACGGTGTCAGGGCCGATCTCGCGGTGCGTGAGGCCGAGGTCGACTTCGCGGAGATCAAGCGGCGGGCGGCCGCGGCCCCGCCTCCGCGGGACGTGATGGCCGCGCTGCGCGCCCCGGGTATCGGGGTGATCGCGGAGGTGAAGCGGCGGAGCCCGTCGAAGGGTGATCTGGCGGAGATCGCCGACCCGGCCCAGCTGGCCGCCGCGTACGCCGAGAACGGTGCGCGGGTGATCAGCGTGCTCACCGAGGGCCGCCGCTTCGGCGGGTCGCTGGCCGACCTCGCCGCGGTGCGCGCCGTGGTCGACGTGCCGGTCCTGCGCAAGGACTTCGTGGTGAGCCCGTACCAGGTGCACGAGGCGCGGGCGTACGGCGCCGACCTGGTGCTGCTGATCGTGGCCGCGCTGGAGCAGAACGCGCTCGACGCCCTGCTCGACCGGGTCGAGTCGCTCGGGATGACGGCGCTGGTCGAGGTGCACACCGAGGAGGAGGCCGACCGCGCGCTCGAAGCGGGGGCCAAGGTCATCGGGGTGAACGCGCGCAACCTGCACACCCTCGAGGTCGACCGCACGATCTTCGGGCGGATCGCGCCCGGCCTTCCCACCGACGTGATGCGGGTGGCGGAGTCCGGTGTGCGCGGGCCCGGCGACCTGCTCACCTACGCGGGGTGGGGCGCCGACGCCGTGCTCGTCGGCGAGGGGCTCGTCACCAGCGGAGACCCCGGTGGGGCGGTGCGGAGCCTGGTGGCTGCCGGCTTCCACCCGTCGTGTTCGAGAATGGTTCGGTGA
- the trpB gene encoding tryptophan synthase subunit beta, translating into MSTNSKASDGVAHPSDHEPDERGHFGRYGGRFVPEALVAALDELTTVYEKARGDREFLDELDRLHRDYTGRPSPLTDVPKLGEHAGGARILLKREDLNHTGSHKINNVLGQALLTKRMGKKRVIAETGAGQHGVATATACALLGLECVVYMGEVDTERQALNVARMRLLGATVVPVKTGSRTLKDAINEALRDWVTNVDDTHYLLGTAAGPHPFPVMVRDLHRIIGLEAREQVLERVGRLPDVVAACVGGGSNAIGIFHAFLDDPGVRLVGFEPGGDGVSTGRHGATLTAGSPGALHGALSYLLQDEDGQTAESHSISAGLDYPGVGPEHALLKDIGRAEYRPITDAEAMDAFALLSRTEGIIPAIESAHAVAGALKLGKELGPEAVILVNLSGRGDKDLDTAAKWFGMISEGESAEEASGTAIAEASLTEGPPR; encoded by the coding sequence GTGAGCACGAACAGCAAGGCGAGCGACGGGGTCGCGCACCCGTCGGACCACGAGCCGGACGAGCGGGGCCACTTCGGCCGCTACGGCGGGCGGTTCGTGCCGGAGGCGCTGGTCGCGGCCCTCGACGAGCTCACCACGGTCTACGAGAAGGCCCGTGGCGACCGGGAGTTCCTCGACGAGCTCGACCGCCTGCACCGCGACTACACCGGCCGGCCGTCCCCCTTGACGGATGTCCCCAAGCTGGGTGAGCACGCGGGCGGCGCTCGGATCCTGCTCAAGCGCGAGGACCTCAACCACACCGGCTCACACAAGATCAACAACGTGCTCGGGCAGGCGCTGCTCACCAAGCGGATGGGCAAGAAGCGCGTGATCGCCGAGACCGGTGCCGGCCAGCACGGCGTGGCCACGGCCACCGCCTGTGCGCTGCTCGGCCTGGAGTGCGTCGTGTACATGGGTGAGGTCGACACCGAGCGGCAGGCCCTCAACGTCGCCCGGATGCGGTTGCTCGGCGCCACGGTGGTGCCGGTGAAAACCGGCTCCCGCACGCTGAAGGACGCCATCAACGAGGCCCTGCGCGACTGGGTCACCAACGTCGACGACACGCACTACCTGCTCGGCACGGCCGCTGGGCCCCATCCGTTCCCGGTGATGGTGCGCGACCTGCACCGGATCATCGGCCTGGAGGCGCGCGAGCAGGTGCTCGAACGCGTCGGGCGGCTCCCGGACGTCGTGGCCGCGTGCGTCGGTGGCGGCTCGAACGCCATCGGCATCTTCCACGCCTTCCTCGACGACCCCGGCGTGCGGCTGGTCGGCTTCGAGCCCGGCGGCGACGGCGTCTCCACCGGGCGGCACGGCGCCACCCTGACCGCGGGCTCCCCGGGCGCGCTGCACGGCGCCCTGTCGTACCTGCTGCAGGACGAGGACGGCCAGACCGCGGAGTCGCACTCGATCTCGGCCGGGCTCGACTACCCCGGTGTCGGCCCGGAGCACGCGCTGCTCAAGGACATCGGGCGGGCCGAGTACCGCCCCATCACCGACGCCGAGGCGATGGACGCGTTCGCGCTGCTCTCGCGCACCGAGGGGATCATCCCGGCGATCGAGTCGGCCCATGCCGTGGCCGGCGCGCTGAAGCTGGGCAAGGAGCTCGGACCGGAGGCGGTGATCCTCGTGAACCTGTCCGGACGTGGGGACAAGGACCTCGACACGGCGGCCAAGTGGTTCGGCATGATCTCCGAGGGGGAGAGCGCCGAGGAGGCCAGCGGCACCGCGATCGCCGAAGCCAGCCTGACGGAGGGGCCGCCGCGATGA
- the trpA gene encoding tryptophan synthase subunit alpha, translated as MSEVEKIFEAARAEGRGALVGYLPAGYPTVDGSVELLDAMVEGGCDLLEVGIPYSDPVMDGPTIQAAADTALRAGFRLREVFSVVERVAAAGGRAVVMTYYNPVLRYGVDAFARDLAAAGGLGVITPDLIPDEADEWLAASEAHGLDRIFLVSPSSTEERIASTAAATRGFLYATSTMGVTGARDAVASAAPTLVARCRAHTSLPIAVGLGVRSADQAAEVAGFADGVVVGSAFVTAAESAGADGVRALAQDLAGGVRRAPQPA; from the coding sequence ATGAGCGAGGTCGAGAAGATCTTCGAGGCCGCACGGGCGGAGGGCCGGGGTGCCCTCGTCGGTTACCTGCCGGCCGGCTACCCGACCGTCGACGGTTCGGTCGAGCTGCTCGACGCGATGGTCGAGGGTGGCTGCGACCTGCTCGAGGTCGGCATCCCGTACTCGGACCCGGTGATGGACGGGCCCACGATCCAGGCGGCCGCCGACACCGCGCTGCGCGCGGGCTTCCGGCTGCGTGAGGTGTTCTCGGTGGTCGAGCGGGTCGCCGCGGCAGGTGGCCGGGCGGTCGTGATGACCTACTACAACCCGGTGCTGCGCTACGGCGTCGACGCGTTCGCCCGCGACCTCGCCGCGGCGGGCGGGCTCGGCGTGATCACGCCCGACCTGATCCCCGACGAGGCCGACGAGTGGCTCGCCGCGTCGGAGGCCCACGGCCTGGACCGGATCTTCCTGGTCTCGCCCTCCTCCACCGAGGAGCGGATCGCGTCCACCGCTGCCGCCACCCGCGGGTTCCTCTACGCCACGTCGACGATGGGCGTCACCGGCGCGCGCGACGCCGTCGCGAGCGCCGCTCCCACTCTCGTGGCCCGGTGCCGCGCCCACACGTCGCTCCCGATCGCCGTGGGCCTCGGTGTCCGGTCGGCCGACCAGGCCGCGGAGGTCGCAGGCTTCGCCGACGGCGTCGTCGTCGGGTCGGCGTTCGTCACGGCGGCCGAGAGCGCCGGTGCCGACGGCGTGCGCGCGCTGGCGCAGGACCTGGCGGGCGGCGTGCGCCGCGCCCCGCAGCCGGCCTGA
- a CDS encoding helix-turn-helix domain-containing protein — protein sequence MGRWEPNASGRLRAAALELYVERGYEQTTVAEIAARAGLTARTFFRHFADKREVLFAGSPLQDVLVAALDAAPASASPMEAVAAALDAAAEVLTDREFSRLRQVVIAANAELQERELIKLATLSAALADGLRKRGVADPVARLAAETGIAVFRVAFERWVTEPEDRGLARLLRESFDELKALTAGGG from the coding sequence ATGGGTCGCTGGGAGCCGAACGCGAGCGGGCGACTTCGCGCGGCCGCGCTGGAGCTCTACGTCGAGCGCGGCTACGAGCAGACGACCGTCGCCGAGATCGCCGCACGTGCCGGGCTCACCGCGCGGACGTTCTTCCGGCACTTCGCCGACAAGCGCGAGGTGCTCTTCGCCGGCTCACCCCTGCAGGACGTGCTCGTGGCCGCCCTCGACGCCGCCCCCGCCTCCGCGTCACCGATGGAGGCCGTCGCCGCCGCCCTCGACGCCGCCGCCGAGGTGCTGACCGACCGCGAGTTCTCCCGCCTGCGCCAGGTCGTCATCGCCGCGAACGCCGAGCTGCAGGAGCGCGAGCTGATCAAGTTGGCGACGCTGTCCGCCGCACTGGCCGATGGGCTGCGCAAGCGCGGGGTCGCCGACCCCGTGGCCCGCCTGGCGGCCGAGACGGGCATCGCCGTGTTCCGCGTGGCGTTCGAACGCTGGGTCACCGAGCCCGAGGATCGGGGACTGGCGCGGCTGCTGCGCGAGTCGTTCGACGAGCTGAAGGCGCTCACCGCCGGAGGCGGGTGA
- the lgt gene encoding prolipoprotein diacylglyceryl transferase: protein MLGPIPIRAYALCIIAGIVVAVLWGERRFVARGGQQGTVTDVAVFAVPFGLVGGRLYHVLTDWQTYFGPGGDPWGALRIWEGGLGIWGAVALGAVGAWIGCRRRGVPLGFFADAVAPGIVAAQAIGRIGNWFNQELYGAPTTLPWGLEIYDRVDPSTGLPDALGGVALNHVPVQVVHPTFLYELLWNLAVAGLVVWADRRFRLGHGRAFALYVAGYTAGRFWIEQMRTDHATRVFGDIRINVVVSVLVFAAAVLYIALVRKPREVLEGPAAAAEPAPAEPAPAEPTPADGAADSDPPADEEDEAQVKDAAEVGDRTP, encoded by the coding sequence ATGCTCGGCCCGATCCCGATCCGGGCGTACGCGCTGTGCATCATCGCCGGCATCGTCGTGGCGGTCCTCTGGGGCGAGCGGCGCTTCGTCGCACGCGGCGGGCAGCAGGGCACCGTCACGGACGTCGCGGTGTTCGCGGTGCCGTTCGGCCTGGTCGGCGGCCGGCTCTACCACGTGCTGACCGACTGGCAGACCTACTTCGGCCCGGGCGGCGACCCGTGGGGTGCGCTCCGGATCTGGGAGGGCGGCCTGGGGATCTGGGGCGCGGTCGCGCTCGGCGCCGTCGGGGCCTGGATCGGGTGCCGGCGCCGCGGGGTGCCGCTCGGGTTCTTCGCCGACGCGGTGGCGCCGGGCATCGTGGCGGCGCAGGCGATCGGCCGGATCGGCAACTGGTTCAACCAGGAGCTGTACGGCGCGCCCACAACGCTGCCGTGGGGGCTGGAGATCTACGACCGCGTCGACCCCTCCACCGGTCTCCCCGACGCCCTCGGTGGCGTCGCGCTGAACCACGTGCCCGTCCAGGTGGTGCACCCGACCTTCCTGTACGAGCTGCTGTGGAACCTGGCCGTCGCCGGGCTCGTGGTCTGGGCCGACCGGCGGTTCCGGCTGGGGCACGGCCGGGCGTTCGCGCTGTACGTCGCGGGTTACACGGCGGGCCGGTTCTGGATCGAGCAGATGCGCACCGACCACGCCACGCGGGTGTTCGGCGACATCCGGATCAACGTGGTGGTCTCCGTGCTGGTGTTCGCGGCTGCGGTGCTCTACATCGCGCTCGTCCGCAAGCCGCGCGAGGTGCTGGAGGGCCCGGCGGCGGCCGCCGAGCCAGCGCCGGCCGAGCCCGCCCCCGCCGAGCCCACACCGGCCGATGGTGCCGCCGATTCCGATCCGCCTGCCGACGAGGAGGACGAGGCGCAGGTGAAGGACGCAGCCGAGGTGGGGGACCGGACGCCATGA
- a CDS encoding DUF2461 domain-containing protein gives MTFTGFGEGAVEFYDGLVADNSKAYWTDQRAVYEADVRAPMQELLAALEPEFGSGKIFRPYRDVRFSHDKTPYKTHCGATVGPFYVQVGSDGLLVAGGYYRMAPDQVARYRTAVADDRRGGDLEKRLAALQELTLAGETLKTRPRGFDPDHPRIDLLRHKGLYAWRSWEPDDVLHEPGTLDRVARTWRELQPLTEWLDDHVGPSEQPRR, from the coding sequence ATGACGTTCACGGGTTTCGGTGAGGGCGCCGTCGAGTTCTACGACGGGCTCGTGGCCGACAACTCGAAGGCCTACTGGACCGACCAGCGGGCCGTGTACGAGGCGGACGTCCGCGCGCCGATGCAGGAGCTGCTCGCCGCTCTGGAGCCGGAGTTCGGGTCCGGGAAGATCTTCCGGCCGTACCGCGACGTCCGGTTCTCGCACGACAAGACCCCGTACAAGACCCATTGCGGCGCCACCGTCGGGCCGTTCTACGTGCAGGTCGGCTCCGACGGCCTGCTGGTCGCGGGCGGCTACTACCGGATGGCGCCCGACCAGGTCGCCCGCTACCGCACCGCCGTCGCCGACGACCGCCGTGGCGGCGACCTCGAGAAGCGCCTCGCGGCGCTCCAGGAGCTGACGCTGGCGGGGGAGACCCTCAAGACCCGCCCCCGCGGCTTCGACCCCGACCACCCGCGCATCGACCTGCTGCGGCACAAGGGCCTCTACGCGTGGCGGTCCTGGGAGCCCGACGACGTGCTGCACGAGCCGGGCACCCTGGACCGAGTGGCCCGGACGTGGCGGGAGCTGCAGCCGCTCACCGAATGGCTCGACGACCACGTGGGCCCGAGCGAGCAGCCCCGGCGGTAG
- a CDS encoding DUF1992 domain-containing protein — protein sequence MRNEAYWARYESVIDQQIRKAEERGDFADLPGKGKPLPGLDGPDDENWWVKGWIQREGVPSDALLPTPLQLRKEAERLPETVRDLPTEEAVRAAVSELNRRIAEWVRAPSGPAVPVRRVDPEAIVQGWRDARSAPPPAPAPPAPARRRWWRRSG from the coding sequence ATGAGGAACGAGGCGTACTGGGCGCGCTACGAGTCGGTGATCGACCAGCAGATCCGCAAGGCCGAGGAGCGGGGCGACTTCGCCGACCTGCCGGGCAAGGGCAAGCCCCTGCCCGGCCTCGACGGCCCCGACGACGAGAACTGGTGGGTCAAGGGCTGGATCCAGCGCGAAGGGGTTCCGTCCGACGCCCTGCTGCCCACCCCGCTGCAGCTGCGCAAGGAGGCCGAGCGGCTCCCGGAGACGGTGCGCGACCTGCCCACCGAGGAAGCCGTGCGCGCCGCGGTCTCGGAGCTGAACCGGCGGATCGCGGAGTGGGTGCGCGCGCCGTCCGGGCCGGCCGTCCCGGTCAGGCGGGTCGACCCCGAGGCGATCGTGCAGGGGTGGCGGGACGCGCGCTCGGCCCCGCCGCCTGCGCCGGCACCGCCTGCTCCCGCCCGCAGGCGCTGGTGGCGGCGCAGCGGCTGA